In Mixophyes fleayi isolate aMixFle1 chromosome 4, aMixFle1.hap1, whole genome shotgun sequence, the following proteins share a genomic window:
- the MOB1A gene encoding MOB kinase activator 1A, giving the protein MSFLFSRSSKTFKPKKNIPEGSHQYELLKHAEATLGSGNLRQAVMLPEGEDLNEWIAVNTVDFFNQINMLYGTITEFCTETSCSVMSAGPRYEYHWADGTNIKKPIKCSAPKYIDYLMTWVQDQLDDETLFPSKIGVPFPKNFMSVAKTILKRLFRVYAHIYHQHFDSVMQLQEEAHLNTSFKHFIFFVQEFNLIDRRELAPLQELIEKLGSKDR; this is encoded by the exons TAGTCGATCGTCAAAAACATTCAAACCCAAGAAGAACATCCCTGAGGGATCTCATCAGTATGAGCTCTTGAAACATGCAGAGGCCACACTTGGCAGTGGTAATCTCAGGCAGGCTGTGATGTTGCCTGAGGGAGAGGATCTCAATGAATGGATTGCTGTTAATA cTGTGGATTTCTTTAATCAGATCAACATGTTGTATGGAACAATCACTGAATTCTGCACGGAGACTAGCTGCTCAGTGATGTCAGCTGGGCCCAG GTATGAGTACCATTGGGCAGATGGCACCAACATAAAAAAGCCCATCAAGTGTTCTGCCCCCAAGTACATTGATTATCTGATGACCTGGGTCCAGGACCAGCTAGACGATGAGACTCTCTTCCCTTCAAAGATTG GTGTCCCTTTCCCCAAGAACTTCATGTCTGTGGCAAAGACCATATTGAAGCGCTTGTTCCGTGTGTACGCCCACATCTACCACCAGCACTTTGACTCTGTTATGCAGCTACAGGAAGAAGCACATCTCAACACgtcatttaaacatttcattttcTTTGTACAG gaATTTAATCTGATTGATCGCCGAGAGCTGGCTCCCCTTCAAGAACTGATCGAAAAGCTGGGATCCAAAGACAGATAA